The following proteins come from a genomic window of Leishmania major strain Friedlin complete genome, chromosome 3:
- a CDS encoding conserved hypothetical protein (previous protein_id=AAM69037.1) — protein MERCRQHFISKQAPHLTERIQTFAESSATVELAAIRLGCDPAHIAKSLSFLLKKPKSKAEAKAHQKMVREVRTQQQDGSGAAGGDRASASPASQPTATAPDDTNIVVIVAAGDAKVSTKKYKEKFACQPKMLKHEEVEPYTGFPPGGVCPFGLHDDVRVYLDVSLKRFPYVYPAAGTTNTGIKVTVDELEQYASNAVEWVDLCEGWQPEEAVAAATAEKATADGSSTIGVVQDAGVAAKKVENEASKSAEATA, from the coding sequence ATGGAGCGCTGCAGGCAGCACTTCATCTCCAAGCAGGCGCCGCACCTGACTGAGCGCATCCAGACGTTCGCCGaaagcagcgccaccgtcgagcTCGCGGCGATCCGACTGGGGTGCGATCCGGCGCACATCGCCAAGTCGCTGTCGTTTCTTCTGAAGAAACCGAAGAgcaaggcggaggcgaaggcgcacCAGAAGATGGTGAGGGAagtgcgcacgcagcagcaggacggcagcggggcggcggggggCGACCGCGCGAGCGCCTCGCCCGCCAGCCagcccaccgccaccgcccctgACGACACCAACATCGTTGTGATTGTGGCGGCAGGCGACGCGAAGGTGAGCACGAAGAAGTACAAGGAAAAGTTCGCGTGTCAGCCCAAGATGCTGAAgcacgaggaggtggagccgTACACAGGCTTCCCGCCCGGGGGCGTGTGCCCCTTCGGCCTCCACGATGACGTCAGGGTGTACCTGGACGTCTCACTGAAGCGCTTCCCATATGTGTACCCGGCGGCGGGGACGACGAACACCGGCATCAAGGTCACGGTCGATGAACTCGAGCAGTACGCGTCGAACGCCGTTGAGTGGGTGGACCTCTGCGAAGGATGGCAGCCGGAGgaagccgtcgccgcagcgacggctgAGAAGgccaccgccgacggcagcagcaccatcggCGTGGTCCAggacgccggcgtcgccgccaagAAGGTGGAGAACGAGGCGTCCAagtcggcggaggcgacggcgtaA
- a CDS encoding conserved hypothetical protein (previous protein_id=AAM69036.2) encodes MPTKEYIQLLQRLYVYLKRNSGRNVPHGISQITLIDDDDLTRWFVQLLYKDENNADFYVSLELVFNEDVDSEDSVAGGAWGVSAGVGGAGSRHRRPSRHMEPSASATTLAAADAAPQSAAATSSPHVHRHDTTATSSPAPPTQPSSSLTSSGAGDKVRATAERVGGREVAPRAVASSRDGSNGARTSDRSTQQQQQQQQSDDDANSVPTATTPQPYNDFQCRLVALGEARRPPLTSEGHMALPENADGAGVAVPQVNDPSQPLARPQTSAFASPPPPTAATGGSRRRARMPLVFVVAPRLIASFIHHGALCSLELMSQDWELTPENMVLLLIALFETLNPFAGDGRVSVDDAERMEHLRETVAAWGVDGGGSSALAAAYSEEEHQLGMEYIRRAHPHLFRRYVGPLSESASAARDGMPSLPVSSESRGGLSASANPNIAAAAATGGGMVQRNHRDMYFDSGSAVTATGSDSVRPSASPHSAQTATTTPSLMGFGTGHGRGSSGALAPHVLRDVSHLNTAVYDALVATYAPPSEPSPVSPPPPLCPTLGQQQPRPTAATAKPVVMLLDSPALLADAEGVRLFQSGVRGVQQAVVSTTAAGEDKYSAADSTTPDTPADRDRVGASPKYSGSAFPSLPAPLQQRTPSTRTATPPPSSSASTSVFAPVMNAERVLRARPPALWHVAYAPTHPHTAASCGKVQLLQQRVAELWIPFTLLPPPPSISGSSTAVSGIPATSSAEESQVTQVLRLAEAGVSCERGAADSAAAPLPLEVHLIGDAGDNVQEARVACVLRNVRVSATAARKFSSTVNPLLNASNGGSPSTTQRTSLRFSLQSSTAPSPAGDVHTCHLPRGLTLHCRNMYLYGHLRVFGNLVLDSCVFVGSLTTEELASVQVSRSHLALMPDDRLLLRQPPYRRGPSDRCRGAGRGAPRQRASSTASPGAADAARPPPPPPPPPPALFYAQRKECVLVLDSSRVEMSEDTHVYRLMPNFHAAAAAAATRGWQRSTQEAETEKRSGEPSSASCDRDEDEGSDEVASVRDNGEDSGDEGKAAAAAVAPSLAAMMAVLRSLILVSNQARLRLVRCTIHPGRNTERTVFAEQNAIVDMAHCTVTAAISSAVSVQGCRAYLEHCFFEGSPTTTAAATSAVLSAEAAAQEAVADGVGTESDHDTASDRSEIQQQPPPPIHVNDTTRCTGLNVELGGTLTARYCAARHLYFAFCVIAHSVAHFYRCHAEDVVNGFTVDASAATLDGCSADTNHVGAFVLRKAKCILTDDSGGSFPRRCTLLGEAHETACRAVTEALRQQHQETRGGGVGPPAITETESLWTSAAAVAERTARVALLARRHYAEQLPRSDTLSDAAPVTTTATHAPHRRSQTAIGMSSPQQTLGFFGGRFSLEVRDAALKATGVMLMNAHDTSVYAYENSAVELEECVLWSTAEAEEAASAAAATVAAALGSAESSAAAASAAALKLTGRRALTGADGTFDGQLRSGSPRQRSCGVKVVHASLKARRCLMAGYSFGLAAIQSAQAELQECLVVNAINGYTIDHSQCRLRHCGADTSHVGLFALNGSRVEAESTPHVVGVSSCGRTPPPLICGGVPAVFCGDVYGVEIQSSEVECTGITVLRGRDSGFNAYNGSTLRLSKCLVDMSPTDAASYVFRRPSSGGAAGVAAAVGEVHAKRHGSSTNKGDAAGMAGLWIHHLHLDVSDAVHAHSRNRLLAEQQGDTVPHRDEGGEDGRGKAMRAAAPAATTTPTTATPPLAPSSAGRVAPAVRTSGVKVWSGSQCHAQDTEVRCVTFGFASLGPETLLDAHHCTAKHVVNGFTSDGGALQLTKCSASSNHVGVYVLSHARCVVRRGSYTAKKYGIECRSGVLSLQGHVKIYGFSRIGMYLYDGAHCEADSDCVLDIHALKHASPGSSADVTPAVVPAAGSGIRSPSLLQLSKTQQPQPPMSTASTTSLCSPEDAVNVSDLLPACIALDEATAHLPQAVLGGGARCGVTCGDGATGFIGKCIVYDCSLVGVNVFYGAHLTLANALLRCAQQYAVVVHVGGVCRIIQNAEGDETGDDDDGLAVDSTDEGVDRGARGSGGLGSILRRHGPGAAASAAVRRLRRLASHIVAVPWRVAHQWAGRRDPDDGAAAAESVAEDSSGCGAVLSGARARSLATGSMPGAPPTPRHPPSRVADKVQHLSSDTSSRWRGETRSAVSPSSATAATASLVAIGGGGGAILVRDDDDEVGGRRTLPLTSALRRRLKWLCWKTYLGAPLPFRLSTLTMPVATVGANGTGPEPGSTAAGVAECQSFSLSPSASGAAAPTSGAPAITSVFPPVRPTICGSCVVRGTCTMERVVLRPTNHLPRLFAECSRADRARNSGKEHDDEATTATATDDEDGAMDTARDSAGNVAALRPRRSPWPGQEVCNSPAQHRHTDSNNSADDTTSTGEQGGDSAYASPLLTTAATIKTSLAAGHAVAAASARAADGWAALPSACVLHHLVRQPPGVHVCQQGVLNLTDCIVDASLSPQPYLGARHAGQIVSAVVACEGPYAKLHCDYVRVVRGESGDEDGRTAIEGGDGGASSAPRPVTFPALTRSSALPALSPDAAPPLLAAADVATVPLLLVSLVDGAQCTLHMVGASLDDWPYGAYSAESINHDGNVCSDPMTGAEKEDAGNPLGFAGRGGAAAAQLSPARLISARNAGVMLRTTGDTLAEVTYASIAGIVASQRSQVWLAHCTVTGTVPIILGSGSYSSLTCCRVVGGARAGPAAAAIRVEDDGDLTLIRSSVWTLSQGLAVECVDSGCVHAVDSEELTLGRVAGSADGHGDCEEAIDGAVRQP; translated from the coding sequence atGCCCACGAAGGAGTACATACAGCTTCTACAGAGGTTGTATGTGTACTTGAAGCGCAACAGCGGCCGAAACGTGCCCCACGGCATCTCGCAAATCACGCTCATCGACGATGATGACCTGACGAGGTGGttcgtgcagctgctctacAAGGATGAGAACAACGCCGACTTCTACGTGTCGCTCGAGCTCGTCTTCAACGAAGATGTCGACAGCGAGGATAGCGTTGCAGGAGGTGCATGGGGTGTAAGCGCGGGCGTCGGTGGTGCGGGATCGCGGCATCGGCGTCCTTCACGACACATGGAGCCGAGCGCGTCGGCAACGACGCTagccgccgctgatgcagcgccacaatCTGCTGCCGCAACATCGTCACCACATGTCCATCGGCACGACACAACGGCAACGAGctcgccagcaccaccaacgcAGCCATCTTCCTCGCTCACCTCTTCCGGTGCAGGAGATAAGGTGCGAGCGACCGCAGAGCGCGTTGGGGGCCGCGAGGTGGCCCCACGTGCAGTGGCCAGTTCTCGAgacggcagcaacggcgcgcGCACCAGTGACCGaagcacgcagcagcagcagcagcagcagcagagcgacgacgatgccaACAGCGtgcccaccgccaccaccccgcAGCCGTACAACGACTTCCAATGTCGCCTCGTGGCCCTCGGCgaggcgaggcggccgccgttgACGTCCGAGGGGCACATGGCGCTACCCGAGAATGCCGATGGCGCCGGCGTGGCAGTTCCTCAGGTCAACGACCCGTCACAGCCTCTGGCGAGGCCGCAGACGAGTGCCTTCGcgtcccctcctcctcccactgCCGCTACGGGCGgcagtcgtcgtcgtgcaCGCATGCCGCTCGTCTTCGTCGTGGCGCCGCGTCTCATCGCGTCTTTCATCCACCACGGCGCCCTCTGCTCCCTCGAGCTCATGTCCCAGGACTGGGAACTGACACCGGAGAACATGGTGCTACTGCTGATCGCACTTTTCGAGACACTCAACCCCTtcgccggcgacggccgcgTGTCCGTTGATGACGCGGAGCGGATGGAGCACCTCCGCGAGACTGTCGCGGCGTGGGGTGTCGATGGCGGTGGCTCATCAGCGCTTGCAGCCGCGTACTCGGAGGAAGAGCATCAGCTCGGCATGGAGTACATCCGGCGCGCGCATCCGCACCTGTTCCGTCGCTATGTAGGTCCTCTCTCCGAGTCTGCGAGTGCCGCGCGCGACGGCATGCCGTCTCTGCCCGTCTCCTCGGAGTCGAGGGGCGGCctcagcgcctccgcgaACCCCAACattgcagccgcagcggctaccggcggcggcatggTGCAACGAAATCACCGCGACATGTACTTCGACAGCGGgagcgccgtcaccgccaccgggtCCGACTCAGTCAGGCCCTCAGCCTCGCCGCACAGTGCGCAgaccgccaccacgacgccgtcgctcaTGGGATTCGGGACCGGACACGGTCGTggtagcagcggcgcactGGCGCCGCACGTGTTGCGTGACGTGTCGCATCTTAACACCGCCGTGTACGACGCGCTCGTGGCCACCTATGCTCCCCCATCGGAGCCGTCGCCGGTGTccccgccgcctccgctctGCCCCACGCTGGgacagcagcaaccacgcccaacagcagcgacagccaAGCCGGTCGTAATGCTGCTCGACTCACCCGCCCTCCTCGCGGACGCGGAAGGTGTGCGACTGTTCCAGTCCGGTGTGCGGGGGGTGCAGCAGGCCGTCGTctcgaccaccgccgcggggGAGGACAAGTACAGCGCGGCGGACAGCACGACACCCGATACACCTGCTGACAGAGACCGCGTTGGTGCTAGCCCGAAGTACAGTGGCAGTGCGTTCCCGTCGTTGCCTGCTCCGCTACAGCAGCGCACCCCGTCGACAAGGACAGCGaccccaccgccgtcgtcgtcggcttCGACGTCGGTCTTCGCGCCTGTCATGAACGCCGAGCGGGTGTTGCGTGCGCGTCCGCCGGCACTGTGGCATGTCGCCTACGCGcccacacacccgcacacggcGGCGAGCTGTGGGaaagtgcagctgctgcagcaacgcGTCGCCGAGCTGTGGATTCCATTCACgctactgccgccgccaccctccATCAGCGGGTCTTCGACGGCAGTGAGCGGCATTCCAGCCACGTCGAGTGCGGAAGAGTCTCAGGTCacgcaggtgctgcggctcGCAGAGGCGGGCGTGTCATGCgagcgcggtgccgccgacagcgcagcggcgcccctccctctcgagGTCCACCTCATtggcgacgccggcgacaaCGTTCAAGAAGCGCGGGTGGCCTGCGTGCTGCGCAACGTGCGGgtctccgccaccgcggctcGAAAgttcagcagcaccgtcaaCCCTCTCCTGAAcgccagcaacggcggcagccccTCGACGACGCAACGAACATCGCTTCGCTTTTCGCTGCAGTCGTCAACGGCACCGTCCCCGGCGGGCGACGTCCACACGTGCCACCTGCCCCGTGGCCTCACGCTGCACTGCCGCAACATGTACCTTTACGGCCACCTCCGTGTCTTTGGCAACCTCGTGCTCGACAGCTGCGTCTTCGTCGGCTCCCTGACcacggaggagctggcgagCGTGCAGGTGTCGCGCTCTCACTTGGCGCTGATGCCGGATGATCGACTGCTGCTCCGGCAGCCGCCATACCGCAGGGGGCCGTCCGACCGTTGTCGTGGTGCTGGACGTGGCGCGCCACGTcagcgcgcctcctccacagccTCTCCAGgcgccgccgatgcggcgaggccgccgccaccgccaccgccaccgcctccggcCCTCTTCTACGCGCAACGCAAGGAGTGCGTGCTCGTACTGGACTCCTCTCGGGTTGAAATGTCGGAAGACACGCACGTCTACCGGCTGATGCCCAACTTtcacgcggcagcagctgcggcggcgacgcgtgGGTGGCAACGCAGCACTCAAGAGGCGGAGACTgagaagcgcagcggcgagcccAGCAGTGCGAGCTGTGACCgcgacgaggatgagggcAGCGATGAAGTCGCTAGCGTCCGCGACAACGGAGAGGACAGTGGAGATGAAGgaaaagcagcggcagcagccgtcgcacCGTCTCTTGCAGCCATGATGGCAGTCCTGCGCTCGCTGATACTCGTGTCTAATCAAGCCCGCCTGCGGCTTGTCCGCTGCACCATCCACCCCGGCCGCAACACGGAGCGCACCGTCTTTGCCGAGCAGAACGCCATTGTCGACATGGCGCACTGCACCGTCACGGCCGCCATctccagcgccgtcagcgtgCAAGGTTGCCGTGCTTACCTGGAGCACTGCTTCTTCGAAGGCAGCCCaacgaccaccgccgcggcaacGAGTGCCGTGCTGTCcgcggaagcagcagcacaagagGCTGTGGCTGACGGCGTGGGCACCGAAAGTGATCATGACACCGCCAGTGACCGCAGTGAAatacagcagcagccaccacctcccATACACGTCAACGACacgacgcgctgcaccggCCTCAACGTCGAGCTCGGCGGCACCCTCACCGCCCGCTACTGCGCGGCGCGGCATCTCTACTTTGCCTTCTGCGTTATCGCGCACTCGGTTGCCCACTTCTATCGCTGCCACGCCGAGGACGTCGTGAACGGCTTCACTGTCGACGCCTCCGCGGCCACGCTGGACGGCTGCTCGGCGGACACGAACCACGTCGGCGCCTTCGTGCTGCGAAAAGCAAAATGCATTCTGACggacgacagcggtggcagctTCCCACGGCGGTGCACCCTGCTCGGCGAGGCGCACGAGACGGCATGCCGCGCTGTGACGGAGGCgttgcggcagcagcaccaagaGACGAGAGGAGGCGGTGTGGGGCCGCCGGCCATCACAGAGACGGAGTCCTTGTGGACCTCTGCGGCAGCCGTCGCGGAGCGCACCGCTCGTGTCGCGCTTCTCGCTCGGCGTCACTATGCAGAGCAGCTCCCTCGCTCCGACACGCtgagcgacgcggcgccagTGACCACCACGGCAACCCACGCCCCGCACCGTCGCTCGCAGACTGCGATCGGGATGTcctcgccgcagcagacgcTCGGCTTCTTCGGTGGTCGGTTCAGCCTCGAAgtgcgcgacgccgcgctcaAGGCAACCGGTGTGATGCTGATGAACGCGCACGACACCTCCGTCTACGCCTACGAGAACAGTGCGGTAGAGCTGGAGGAATGCGTCTTGTGGTCGACGGCAGAGGCCGAAGAGGCCGCCagtgcggcggccgcgacaGTGGCAGCCGCCCTCGGGTCCGCGGAGTCgtcggccgcggctgcctcggcggctgcgctgaaGCTGACGGGTCGCCGCGCGTTGACCGGCGCGGACGGCACCTTTGACGGTCAGCTTCGGTCGgggtcgccgcggcagcgctccTGTGGTGTCAAGGTCGTGCACGCCAGCCTCAAGGCTCGGCGGTGTCTCATGGCGGGCTACAGCTTCGGCCTTGCGGCCATCCAGTCGGCGCAGGCAGAGCTGCAAGAGTGCCTGGTAGTGAACGCCATCAACGGCTACACGATCGACCACTCGCAATGCCGACTACGACACTGCGGCGCGGACACGTCCCACGTGGGCCTCTTCGCCCTGAACGGCTCTCGCGTGGAGGCCGAGAGCACGCCGCACGTGGTCGGCGTCAGCTCCTGCGGacgcacaccgccgccgctgatctgcggcggcgttccGGCAGTCTTCTGTGGCGACGTCTACGGCGTGGAAATCCAGTCAAGCGAGGTAGAGTGCACCGGCATCaccgtgctgcgcggccgcgACAGCGGCTTCAACGCGTACAACGGCAGCACCCTGCGGCTGAGCAAGTGCCTCGTGGACATGTCCCCCACGGATGCGGCCAGCTATGTGTTCCGTcggcccagcagcggcggtgcggccggGGTAGCAGCCGCAGTGGGAGAAGTGCATGCGAAAAGGCACGGCAGCTCGACGAACAAGGGCGATGCGGCGGGTATGGCTGGCCTATGGAttcaccacctccacctcgacGTCAGCGACGCTGTCCATGCGCACAGCCGCAATCGACTCCTCGCGGAACAGCAAGGCGACACAGTGCCCCACCGCGACgaaggcggcgaggacggaagggggaaggccatgcgcgccgctgctccggcGGCTACCACAACCCCGACGACCGCCACCCCGCCATTGGCACCGTCGTCCGCGGGTCGTGTCGCACCAGCCGTGCGTACCTCAGGAGTGAAGGTGTGGTCTGGCAGCCAGTGCCACGCGCAGGACACCGAAGTGCGCTGCGTCACGTTCGGGTTTGCCTCCCTCGGTCCGGAGACTCTACTGGATGCACACCACTGCACGGCCAAGCACGTCGTCAACGGCTTCACCtccgacggcggtgcgctgcagctgaccaagtgcagcgccagcagcaacCACGTCGGTGTGTATGTTCTATCCCACGCGCGCTGCGTcgtgcggcgtggcagcTACACGGCGAAGAAGTACGGAATAgagtgccgcagcggtgtgctgtcgctgcaggGCCACGTGAAGATCTACGGCTTCTCGCGCATCGGCATGTACCTGTACGACGGGGCGCACTGCGAGGCCGATTCGGACTGCGTGCTAGATATTCACGCACTGAAGCACGCCTCGCCGGGGTCGTCGGCGGACGTCACTCCTGCTGTCGTGCCAGCGGCAGGCAGTGGCATCCGCTCACCAAGCCTCCTTCAGCTGTCGaagacgcagcagccgcaaccACCGATGTCCACGGCGTCGACTACGTCACTGTGCAGCCCCGAGGACGCGGTGAACGTATCGGACCTGCTACCCGCCTGTATCGCCCTCGACGAGGCAACGGCGCACCTGCCGCAGGCGGTGctcggtggtggcgctcgctgcggcgtcacctgcggcgacggtgcgaCGGGCTTCATTGGCAAGTGCATCGTGTATGACTGCAGCCTGGTCGGCGTGAACGTCTTCTACGGCGCACACCTGACGCTCGCCAACGCGCTTCTCCGCTGCGCGCAGCAGTACGCAGTGGTGGTGCACGTCGGAGGCGTGTGCCGTATCATCCAAAACGCCGAAGGTGACGAGAcgggcgacgatgacgacggccTTGCCGTGGACAGCACCGATGAAGGGGTGGATCGCGGGGCAAGAGGTAGCGGCGGACTGGGGAGCATTCTGCGGAGACATGGccccggcgccgcggcgtccgcggCGGTACGGCGCTTGCGGCGTCTGGCTTCGCACATCGTAGCAGTCCCGTGGCGTGTGGCCCACCAGTGGGCAGGGCGACGTGATCCGGAcgacggagcagcagcagccgagtCCGTTGCGGAAGACAGTAGCGGCTGTGGTGCAGTGCTCAGCGGTGCGAGAGCGCGATCGCTCGCGACAGGATCGATGCCCGGCGCCCCACCAACACCGCGACACCCCCCGTCGCGCGTTGCTGATAAAGTGCAGCACCTCTCGTCTGATACCTCgtcgcgctggcgcggcgAGACGAGGTCAGCCGTCTCACccagctccgccacggcagccacaGCGTCGCTGGtcgccatcggcggcggtggcggtgcaaTTCTGGTGAgagacgacgatgacgaggtcggcggccgccgcacccTGCCGCTGACAAGTGCCCTCCGGCGCCGCTTGAAGTGGCTTTGCTGGAAGACATACCTTGGTGCTCCGTTGCCCTTCCGACTGAGCACATTGACGATGCCCGTTGCCACGGTGGGCGCGAACGGCACCGGGCCGGAGCCTggcagcacggcggccggCGTAGCGGAATGTCAGTCCTTTTCACTGTCGCCTTCCGccagtggcgctgccgcgcctaCGTCAGGTGCACCAGCGATCACCTCTGTCTTTCCGCCCGTCCGCCCGACCatctgcggcagctgcgtggTGCGCGGAACGTGCACGATGGAGCGCGTCGTGCTGCGGCCCACGAATCATCTCCCGCGGCTCTTCGCCGagtgcagccgcgccgacCGTGCGCGAAATAGCGGGAAGGAGCACGACGACgaagcgacgacggcgacagcgacagacgacgaggatgggGCGATGGACACGGCGAGGGACAGCGCTGGCAACGTAGCCGCACTGAGACCGCGACGCAGCCCGTGGCCGGGGCAGGAGGTATGCAACtcgccagcgcagcaccgtcacacAGACAGCAACAACTCAGCTGACGACACGACCTCGACTGGGGAACAGGGCGGCGACAGTGCGTATGCCTCTCCGCTCCTCAcgaccgccgccaccatcaAGACATCCTTGGCGGCCGgtcacgccgtcgccgctgcttctgccaGAGCCGCAGACGGCTGGGCAGCCCTCCCCTCGGCGTGCGTCCTGCACCACctggtgcggcagccgcctgGTGTACACGTTTGCCAGCAAGGTGTGCTGAACCTCACGGACTGCATCGTGGacgcctcgctctccccaCAACCGTACCTCGGCGCTCGACACGCCGGGCAGATCGTCTCAGCGGTCGTGGCGTGTGAAGGGCCGTACGCGAAGCTTCACTGCGATTACGTGCGTGTCGTGCgcggcgagagcggcgacgaggatggccgcaccgccatcgaaggaggcgatggcggtgccTCCAGCGCCCCTCGCCCAGTGACATTCCCCGCCCTCACCCGCTCCTCGGCCCTCCCTGCGCTCTCCCCCGACgcagcccctcctctcttaGCCGCCGCTGACGTTGCCACtgtcccgctgctgcttgtctCGCTCGTGGACGGGGCACAGTGCACGCTGCACATGGTGGGCGCATCACTGGATGATTGGCCTTACGGCGCCTACAGTGCTGAATCGATCAACCACGACGGCAACGTCTGCAGCGACCCCATGACGGGTGCGGAGAAGGAAGATGCTGGCAACCCGCTGGGCTTCGCTGgccgcggtggagcggcagcggcgcagctaTCACCTGCTCGTCTCATTTCGGCACGCAACGCTGGCGTgatgctgcgcaccaccggcgACACGCTCGCTGAGGTCACCTACGCAAGCATTGCCGGCATCGTCGCGTCGCAGCGATCGCAGGTGTGGCTGGCGCACTGCACCGTGACGGGAACGGTGCCCATCATACTCGGCAGTGGCAGCTATTCTTCCCTGACGTGCTGCCGTGTTGTTGGCGGCGCGCGGGCCggccccgctgcagctgcgatCCGAGTCGAGGACGATGGCGACTTGACCCTCATCCGCTCGTCGGTGTGGACGCTGTCTCAGGGGCTGGCGGTGGAGTGCGTGGACTCTGGGTGCGTGCATGCGGTTGACAGCGAGGAACTGACGCTGGGAAGGGTGGCGGGATCAGCAGATGGGCACGGCGACTGTGAAGAGGCAATCGACGGTGCCGTCAGACAACCATGA